aaataaatttacatcatgttgtccaaaaaaaaaatttacatcaTGACATATCCTAAAGTTTAATGATTTATAACTAAATGAAACTCAAGAAGAGAGATATATCTCAACCAACCACCCACATTAATATTGTCATTTTATGATATAACTAGATTCTGACATATCCTTAAAAGagtgggtatattttttgttttacatatttttagaaaattaatttttatatttgtgctgtttagttaaatttatgtttttatttgtataatatttttcttaaatgattaataagaggttttaataattgtattaaaatagttagactACACATGTATCAATATGTTATGTTGTTGTTTCAATAGAATAGAGAAACAATAGTACTGTATATATAGTTGATGTGTAGATATACAAACAAGTGTACACCTTTTGTATGGCACTACATGCTTCTTGAAGTAAGGGTAAAGCTAACCTGTTTTCATTTGCATCATCTCCAAAGTACAAACAAGTGTACACCTTTTGTATCTCACTGCATGCTTCTTGAAGTAAGGCTAAAGCTAATCTGTTTTCACCATGAATAAGTGTAGTTTCTGTGTCTAAATATCATATGGCTAATAGCTACTTCTTATGTCAAGTGAGATTCTGACTAATCCCTATATCCATCAAAGTCGGAATACTTGTatatcttctctctttcttctttgctTTTAAACATTGTCTTTAGCTTCATCTCTAAACCCTTTGGAGTATAGTTCAAGTCCTTACCAGGACTTTTATGATAATCATCTTCCACAAGAAGCATTATATAACTTTGTAGGTAACTCTTGTATCTCGGCACAACCGTTCTTATCATGGCTTCACGTATCTTCCATCTCAGCTTTTCATCCTCCACAACCCAGTTTGATTGCTTTCTGTACATCTCATCAAACCCTTTAGCAAAGGCTTGTAATGTTCTCTTCATGGTTTGAGCTTTGTTGTTGAGTAGAGACAAGAGCTTCCCCCAACTTTCTTTAACATACAATGCTGCGTAGTAGTCTCTGTACTGCTCGTGTGCGTTTAACCAAGACTCTCCCATCATTAGCCCGAGATGAGTCTCTCTCAGACCACAGAAGTGGTTATGATTGTTCATCATAAAGATGTAAGAAATAGCTGTTTCATTGTTGGAACTAGACCATGCATCCAAGTTCAAGGCAATCTCTCTCAGTATGTTGTACATGTGACCTATGAGTATCTCTTCTTGATACTTTTCATTCTTCCATCCCAAATCAATCTCAAGAATCTTGGACAAGACAGGCTTGTTCTTGTCTCCAAGTAGCTTGTTGCAGTACTCAGTCACAACATTCACAAGCTTAGGGACACCACCATCAAGAAGAGGACAGTTTGGTCTCTGAAGCTCCACCTGACAAGGTAACTCCCAAAAGATCTCGCAGACACCTTTAACTAGATTGCTGATTAGCTCCCTTGTTTCTCTACGTATCTCTGAACACTCATCTCCTCTAAACAACCGGTTAAACTCGTTTCTAACACTGTCCATTGTAGAGAAACATTCCAAGAGTTTAAGCAGTTTTGGTGGACCTTTCTTGCATTTGCTGATTCTTGATCCAAATCTCAGAAGCTGAAGCATCCGGGAGTCTGAAGCTATTGATCCAAAGCAATGCAATggaacatcatcttcttctcccacaTCTTCGAACACTTCATAACAGAGGTTATTCTCAAACTCGTAGATCTCTTTCACAGCTATCTCCATATCCACTCTCCATTGATCTATATGACCTTCAATGTCATGCACATTATCAGCTTCTGGGATTGTTCTCTGGTAATAATCATTCTCAAATTGTTTCTGCATGACCCTTGTGCGGTTCTTGATGTAAACATGCACACCGTTTGTTAACCGCGTGTGAGCATCTAATCTCTTGATGATTGCCTGCAAGTCTCTCAAGTTGGATTCAGACAAAACCTCATTCTCATGGAGAATCAGCTCTAGTTCTGTTTCAAGATTCTCCAACGCTGTGTGAAGACTCCCTCCTCTTAGATAAGCACGAGCCTCCGTCATTTGCAGTTCCCGCAGAAGCTCTGTCGAAGTCTTCAACCGTAAACCGAAAGGATGATCTTCAGGCATTCCATTTTCGGACAGGCACTTGATTGACTCTTCAAGCCAGTTAAGAGCAAGAACACAGCTGCTTGAAAGAAGCTTCAACGCTTCTCCAAGACGTTTAACATCAGAAACATAACCAAGAACATCATTACAGGACACGAGAGATCTCTCGAGTTCTTGAACAGAAGCATAGACTCTCAGAGCAGCGGATATAGGAACAAGGGTGTAACGGATATGATCAGAGAAAGGAGAAGATCTCCATTTGTCTACCTTAACATCGGCTTCTAAAGACAAAAGCTTGGTGTTGATCTCTTCAAGCTTAGATCCTGTCTTTTCTAAAACCAATGTAACGGTTTTTGATTTCTGCATCTCACTCTTTAATAAACTTCTCATTGTTTTAAGTCTATCTAGGCTCTTTGTTTCAGCCATTGTCTGTTACTTACTAAATGCTTCAACAACTCTTTTATTATGGGATTTATAACAATCCTCTGGTAGATAAACAAAATGTCTTACCAAACCCACCAGATCAAGTGTTCTTTAGATAAACCATAGCATCAAGATTTGGTTTTAAAAAGTACAAGAAGTGTTAACATTTAATCACTAACTTAAAGCAAAATCTATGtcttgttttatttgttatagTCAGCTCAACCATCTTTATCTTATGCTAAAGACAGTTTCTTCCTGTTTTCTGGAGTTTGATCATCTGTAACTTTCTCTTAAAGTCGaatgaatttgttttttctttgttgcatttatgtatttaaagtaaaaaaatataaacttttaattatgaaaactaCAAAACGAGAATGCTATAAAAGAATACTTATACCCGAAATGCCTTTTTCTGGAAATGAATAAATTTCGTGGAAACATAGGGATCAGTCGTTTCTTTTGTGGGTTTAGCTCAGTCTTCGCGTAGACTCCAAGAAACAATGATAAGAGAGAGACGCACAAAATGAGAGGCTTCGCTGGATTTGGGGTAGGCTAATTTGGGGTAGATGAAAGTTGGATAGAAAGATTGACATGTTACGGGCCTTAGATAGAAATATTGACATTTTACGGGCCTGTCCCATCACCGAATTAGGCCTAATAGGCTTACTATTagttaggcctgggcatttaCCTCGAAGCCGTATTCGAACCCGATCTcgaaaactcgaaccaaaaTTTGAACCAAAGTAACAAAATATTCGAATGGGTATTGAATTAGAAAATAATGAATATCTAAACCCAAATGGAAAATATCCAAACCTGAATAGATATTTGAAGATAACTGAACACATGTATACTTACCTTgtatttctagtttacatctttcattttatttaaaatatctataaatggaTGTTACACACTTTAAATTCatgtaatatacatataattatgcataaaataatttgatattcacttCAAATATATGccaaactttttgtttcatgcgttaacaaaaattacatctaaattttaaaaacaaaaaccagaTCAGTGTCTTCTTACTTTTGAAATGTTATTTCAAAATCAGTTAAtcatttaatctattaaaaataaaaatcagttaagtgaaaattatatttttaaatacaagaaatttaagaaatgaattttttttttccttttaaaatttaaatatccgaAAATCCGATCCAAATTAGCTGAAACCAAATTAGAAATACCCGAACTCGATCCGAAATACATAAATACTCGAATGGGTTCTATACATGTATACCGTAATACCCGAAAATCTAAACCCCTTCTGACAATAACGTAAATGCAATGTAATGACATCAAACTAGATCGTTTGGTCTATCTTATACCATGAGATGTCTCCACTTATTCAAAGCCAATTAGGTTTGCTAAATAAATACTGGAGATACCATTCATTGATGGCGACAAAAGATAAAATGTCACTGAGAGATATCAAGAGGAGCAATAATTGAATTGAGTGGAGTAGAAAAATCacttttttatatctttttctcTAGTTTGATAGTACTAGGGATATAGTTCCGCGCAAGTGTGGGGTCGTGAATGTCTAAAAGAATTTTCGATTTGTGTTCATGAATTCGACATTTAGCAACATCTTCTTCAAGAATATGTCAGATATAGACCATATATCCACTCAAATTCAACATCTGATACGCTGACTAATTGACATCTTCATTAGCTATCCAGTAAATCCACAACCTgtgtaaatataagaaaataataatctatcTCAATTTAGAAACCCCACACAATAGTAAAACTCTTTATTAAGCATAGcgcaataatatatacatacccaGAAAAATAGTCAAGGCGAGATTttttaacagaaataaaaaataaatctccATGAGCTCCTCTCAGATATATGCGAACTCTCTCGGTCCGTCCAAAaagttgtgtttctttttcattggttttTCCTGTAGTTATCAGCTGTATAAACAATTTTGTTCGCCTCCTCTTTGAAACTACCAATGTgttttaattcaaatttgaagtatGAGAAATTAGTAAATCCCTCCATGGCGTACAGGTCTCAGCGGACAACTTCAGaaagtagaacaaagaacatagaaaagttatactaatcaagttttcagtagaactatgaaattatatcaatttaaggAATTTCAATGATATGTGACACTGAATAGAGCAATTTAGAGTGTAATGGTTTATCATTGGATGTGAGAATTAAGCGACAAAGTGGGAGAATCCTATGCCATATTCAGAGACAGTGCAAAAGAATAGACAATTAGGAAGCTTTTTGGGTATGTCTGACGCATCAGCCTCACGTTTTAAAGGTTATATAGAAACTGAGTGTCATAGGCCgcaagttaatttaaaatgaccCAACAATCATTAATTCATTACATAATCACGTTCGAAAACTCACTGTCGAGGGCCGTAAAATCACCGGAAAAATGTAATTCGGACACCAACGATGACGATTTAAACTGACTCAGTCTAAAAACTGAAAttcttaaaaacttaatttttcatTCATTTCATCCTATAATCGaatagtatatttaaaaattcatgaagTTTTCATGAAAATGACAAAAACGAAGAAAGATGTATAACTCTTGAAAAATCATGAGATGTTGGAGTCAATATTGTAGAAAGTCTAAAAGtctaaagaagaagacgacttgtaaaaatcataattgcctttcattaaatttaatcataaaaaatacaaaacacacATGTTCTCTATTCGAACCCGGGTTGTGAGATTCTTTAATGATACATAACACTGCACTAAGTGATATTTAGtgatactaggtgttttcctgcaccatgtgcagcaaacaattttaaatttaaattattttttaataaataaatttaaattgtatttaaaaattaaattacttgtttattgataaaattatattttttatcattaaaaGCATAATATTGATAATACTCTTctgtttccaatttttttttttttttggtttccatGCTTTTTCTGTCGGATcccaacaaatatttttttggccCAGCACTCTGAAGACTTGAGAGATTTACACGGATATAATATAACTTGTTAGTCTCTATCCAGCAAATAAACTTAGAACTAAGTTGCTGATCAAAAAATTTGACCGGTGGTTTTTCTCTTTCTGTAAATGTTATCAGTGTTAAAATCATCAATTTTGTTGGAAtcttgaaatatattttatcaaataggTTAGATTTTTTAGGTACAGAAAAAAGCAAagtaaatgaaaaaattaacaCATAAAAAATCACTTACACCAACATACAAAAACGTGACAGTCTTTTGTTTTGATGATGATTCATGCTCCCATGTGTACAAATCCTtcagagaaaacaaaatatagtaaAACTTAAAAAGCTAAAGCAAAAATGGATCACGAGTTctcaatacaaaaaaatatgcaaatgaaatattctttttgaatCGACCATACATATTTGGACGGTTGCAGTTGCTATCCTTTTTTGAATTAGCGATGAAAATTTTTCTTTATGCAAGACACATATATATCCCGTAGAAATCCGGTAGAAACAATTTTAGGGGA
The Raphanus sativus cultivar WK10039 chromosome 1, ASM80110v3, whole genome shotgun sequence DNA segment above includes these coding regions:
- the LOC108854335 gene encoding exocyst complex component EXO70B1-like — encoded protein: MAETKSLDRLKTMRSLLKSEMQKSKTVTLVLEKTGSKLEEINTKLLSLEADVKVDKWRSSPFSDHIRYTLVPISAALRVYASVQELERSLVSCNDVLGYVSDVKRLGEALKLLSSSCVLALNWLEESIKCLSENGMPEDHPFGLRLKTSTELLRELQMTEARAYLRGGSLHTALENLETELELILHENEVLSESNLRDLQAIIKRLDAHTRLTNGVHVYIKNRTRVMQKQFENDYYQRTIPEADNVHDIEGHIDQWRVDMEIAVKEIYEFENNLCYEVFEDVGEEDDVPLHCFGSIASDSRMLQLLRFGSRISKCKKGPPKLLKLLECFSTMDSVRNEFNRLFRGDECSEIRRETRELISNLVKGVCEIFWELPCQVELQRPNCPLLDGGVPKLVNVVTEYCNKLLGDKNKPVLSKILEIDLGWKNEKYQEEILIGHMYNILREIALNLDAWSSSNNETAISYIFMMNNHNHFCGLRETHLGLMMGESWLNAHEQYRDYYAALYVKESWGKLLSLLNNKAQTMKRTLQAFAKGFDEMYRKQSNWVVEDEKLRWKIREAMIRTVVPRYKSYLQSYIMLLVEDDYHKSPGKDLNYTPKGLEMKLKTMFKSKEEREKIYKYSDFDGYRD